The proteins below are encoded in one region of Mycobacterium shinjukuense:
- a CDS encoding polyketide cyclase / dehydrase and lipid transport, giving the protein MYSIQIADDTYVAADGARVGAAIADRQSWRRWWPDLGLQVIEDRAEKGIRWAVTGALTGSMEVWLEPSFDGVVLHYFLHAEPSGVAAWQLARMNLAKMTHRRRVAAKKMAFEVKTTLESSRPIGVSPVV; this is encoded by the coding sequence ATGTACAGCATCCAAATCGCCGACGACACCTATGTCGCCGCTGACGGAGCACGGGTGGGCGCCGCGATTGCCGATCGGCAAAGCTGGCGCCGGTGGTGGCCGGATCTGGGGCTGCAGGTCATCGAGGACCGCGCCGAGAAGGGCATCAGGTGGGCCGTTACCGGCGCCCTGACCGGCAGCATGGAGGTCTGGCTGGAGCCCTCGTTCGACGGGGTGGTGCTGCACTACTTCTTGCACGCCGAGCCGTCCGGGGTGGCGGCTTGGCAGCTGGCCAGGATGAACCTGGCCAAAATGACGCACCGTCGCCGGGTAGCCGCCAAGAAAATGGCGTTCGAGGTGAAGACGACACTGGAGAGCTCACGCCCAATCGGTGTTTCTCCGGTAGTTTAA
- a CDS encoding SRPBCC family protein, protein MADKTTQTIYIDASPGEVMKAIADIAAYPEWISEYKEVEVLEADDEGYPKRARMLMDATIFKDTLIMSYEWPADRQSLSWTLESSSLLKSLEGSYRLAPKGSGTEVTYELAVDLAVPMIGMLKRKAERRLIDGALKDLKKRVEG, encoded by the coding sequence GTGGCGGACAAGACGACGCAGACCATCTACATCGACGCGAGTCCGGGCGAGGTGATGAAGGCGATCGCCGACATCGCGGCCTACCCGGAATGGATTTCGGAGTACAAGGAAGTCGAAGTCCTGGAGGCTGACGACGAGGGCTACCCCAAGCGGGCGCGGATGCTGATGGACGCAACCATCTTCAAAGACACCCTGATCATGTCCTACGAGTGGCCGGCGGATCGCCAATCGCTGAGCTGGACACTGGAATCCAGCTCGCTGCTCAAGTCGCTCGAAGGCTCATATCGGCTGGCGCCCAAGGGTTCTGGGACCGAGGTGACCTACGAGCTCGCGGTCGACCTGGCCGTCCCGATGATCGGGATGCTCAAGCGCAAGGCCGAACGCAGGTTGATCGACGGTGCCTTGAAGGACCTGAAGAAGCGAGTCGAGGGCTGA
- a CDS encoding ArsA family ATPase, with amino-acid sequence MRESVAPPSPARISLFVGKGGVGKSTLAAATAVCDASAGQRVLLVSTDQAHSLGDVLGIEVAPTGRADPVRVVADLDTDDPDAGGGFLDALALDTLALLEGRWRGVVDALDRRFPDSELSSIAPEELSALPGVQDVLGLHAVGELAAAGRWDRIVVDCASTADALRMLTLPAAFALYVERAWPRHRRLAIAADDVRSAAVVELLERTSAGVERLSALLTDGDRVCAHLVLTPERVVAAEAARTLGSLALMGVRVQELLVNQVLVRDEIYEYRSLPDHPAFYWYAERIAEQRGVLDELGATIGDVALLLVPHVASEPIGPKALAGLLDSARRRRGGAPPGPLRPVVDLESGSGLASVYRLRLALPQLDPGSLTLGRSEDDLIISAGGVRRRIRLASVLRRCTVLDAHLRGSELTVRFRPDPEVWPR; translated from the coding sequence CTGAGGGAGTCCGTTGCGCCGCCCAGCCCGGCCCGGATCAGTCTCTTCGTCGGCAAAGGCGGGGTAGGAAAGTCCACCCTGGCGGCTGCCACCGCGGTCTGTGATGCCAGCGCCGGTCAGCGGGTGCTGCTGGTTTCCACCGATCAAGCCCACTCGCTGGGCGACGTGCTGGGCATCGAGGTGGCGCCGACCGGTCGCGCAGATCCCGTGCGGGTAGTGGCCGATCTCGACACCGATGACCCCGACGCCGGCGGCGGATTTCTCGATGCGCTGGCACTGGATACCTTGGCCCTGCTCGAGGGCCGGTGGCGTGGCGTGGTCGACGCCCTGGACCGGCGATTTCCCGACTCCGAGCTGAGCAGCATTGCCCCCGAGGAGCTTTCGGCGTTGCCCGGTGTTCAGGACGTGCTCGGGCTGCACGCCGTGGGTGAGCTGGCGGCGGCCGGACGATGGGATCGGATCGTGGTCGACTGCGCCTCGACCGCGGACGCGCTGCGGATGCTGACGCTGCCCGCCGCGTTCGCGCTGTACGTGGAACGCGCGTGGCCACGACACCGCCGGCTGGCCATCGCGGCCGACGACGTTCGGTCGGCCGCGGTCGTGGAACTGCTGGAGCGTACCAGCGCCGGCGTCGAGCGGCTCAGCGCGTTGCTCACCGACGGCGACCGGGTCTGTGCGCACCTGGTGTTGACCCCCGAGCGGGTGGTCGCCGCCGAGGCGGCCCGCACGCTGGGATCTTTGGCGTTGATGGGGGTGCGGGTCCAGGAGCTGCTGGTCAACCAGGTTCTCGTGCGAGACGAGATCTACGAGTACCGCAGCCTGCCCGATCATCCGGCGTTCTACTGGTATGCCGAACGCATCGCCGAGCAACGCGGGGTGCTTGACGAACTCGGCGCCACCATCGGGGACGTGGCGCTGTTGCTGGTTCCCCACGTAGCCAGCGAGCCGATCGGCCCCAAGGCGCTGGCCGGACTGCTCGACAGCGCGCGTCGACGCCGCGGAGGCGCGCCACCGGGTCCGCTGCGTCCCGTCGTCGACCTGGAATCCGGGTCGGGGCTGGCGTCGGTGTACCGACTGCGGTTAGCGTTGCCCCAGCTCGACCCCGGATCGCTGACACTGGGCCGATCCGAGGATGACCTGATCATCAGCGCCGGCGGTGTGCGGCGCCGGATTCGGTTGGCGTCCGTGCTGCGGCGGTGTACGGTGCTGGACGCACATCTGCGGGGCAGTGAGCTGACAGTTCGTTTTCGACCGGATCCGGAGGTATGGCCACGATGA
- a CDS encoding lysophospholipid acyltransferase family protein: MWYYLFKYIFMGPLFTLLGRPKVEGLEHIPSSGPAILASNHLAVADSFYLPLVVRRRIWFLAKAEYFTGTGLKGWINRWFYSVSGQVPIDRTNADSAQAALEAAERLLGQGKLLGLYPEGTRSPDGRLYKGKTGLARLALQTGVPVIPVAMIGTNVVNPPGRKMLRFGRVTVRFGKPMDFSRFEGLAGNHFIERAVTDEVMYELMGLSGQEYVDIYAASVKGGASAARAGANPGSTEAARIPETAAG; this comes from the coding sequence ATGTGGTACTACCTGTTCAAGTACATTTTCATGGGCCCCCTCTTCACCCTGCTCGGTCGGCCGAAAGTCGAAGGACTGGAACACATCCCGAGTTCCGGGCCGGCCATCCTCGCCAGTAACCACCTCGCCGTGGCGGACAGCTTCTACCTTCCGTTGGTCGTGCGCCGCCGGATCTGGTTCTTGGCCAAGGCGGAATACTTCACCGGCACCGGCCTGAAGGGCTGGATCAACCGCTGGTTCTACAGCGTTTCCGGGCAGGTCCCCATCGACCGCACCAACGCCGACTCCGCGCAGGCCGCGTTGGAGGCCGCCGAGCGGCTGCTGGGTCAGGGCAAGCTGTTGGGCCTGTACCCCGAGGGAACTCGGTCGCCCGACGGTCGGCTGTACAAGGGCAAGACCGGACTGGCCAGACTCGCCTTGCAGACCGGGGTTCCGGTGATTCCGGTGGCGATGATCGGCACCAACGTCGTCAATCCGCCGGGTCGCAAGATGCTGCGGTTCGGCCGGGTCACCGTTCGTTTCGGCAAGCCGATGGACTTCTCCCGGTTCGAGGGGTTGGCCGGTAACCACTTCATCGAGCGGGCGGTCACCGACGAGGTGATGTACGAGCTGATGGGGTTGTCGGGGCAGGAGTACGTCGACATCTACGCCGCGAGCGTCAAAGGCGGCGCCAGCGCGGCCCGTGCCGGCGCCAATCCCGGTTCCACGGAGGCCGCGCGGATTCCGGAGACCGCGGCCGGTTAG
- a CDS encoding glycosyltransferase 87 family protein yields MTKWQAPDGGGRLGRVGAWGLLGLVAAAALGHLAGRLFGHTPYRIDIDIYQMGGQAWLDGRPLYGGVLFHTPIVDLPFTYPPLAAIAFSPFAWLRMPAASVAITLVTLVLLIVSTVVVLTRLDVWTASKLLAGPAWLRRLWLAVVIVVPASIWLEPIDSNFAFGQINVVLMTLVLIDCFPRHTPWPRGLALGLGIALKLTPAVFLLYFLLRRDHRAALRAVATFTAATLLGFVLAWRDSWEYWTRTLHHTDRIGEAALNTDQNIAGALARLGLGEHERFPLWALACLLVLAATVWAMRRVLRAGEPTLAVICVALFGLVVSPVSWSHHWVWMLPAVLVTGVLAWRRRNVALAVVTAAGLALMRWTPIDLLPKHRETTAAWWRQLAGMSYVWWALAVILVAGLTVAARLTTKSPPAPRPTPVPAASC; encoded by the coding sequence ATGACGAAATGGCAGGCGCCCGACGGGGGCGGTCGACTGGGGCGAGTCGGGGCGTGGGGCCTACTCGGGCTGGTGGCCGCCGCCGCCCTGGGCCACCTGGCCGGGCGACTGTTTGGGCACACGCCGTACCGCATCGACATCGACATCTATCAGATGGGCGGTCAGGCCTGGCTGGACGGGCGCCCGCTCTACGGCGGCGTGTTGTTCCACACACCCATCGTGGACCTGCCCTTCACCTATCCCCCGCTGGCGGCCATCGCGTTCAGCCCGTTCGCCTGGTTGCGGATGCCGGCCGCCAGCGTCGCGATCACGCTGGTGACGTTGGTTCTGCTGATCGTGTCGACCGTGGTGGTGTTGACCCGCCTCGACGTGTGGACCGCCTCCAAGCTGCTGGCCGGTCCGGCGTGGCTGCGCCGGTTGTGGCTGGCCGTGGTCATCGTGGTGCCGGCGTCGATCTGGCTGGAGCCGATCGACTCGAACTTCGCCTTCGGTCAGATCAATGTCGTGCTGATGACCCTGGTGCTCATCGACTGCTTTCCCCGCCACACGCCCTGGCCGCGCGGGCTGGCGCTCGGGTTGGGGATAGCGCTGAAGCTGACCCCGGCGGTGTTTCTGCTGTACTTCCTGCTGCGTCGGGACCACCGGGCGGCGCTGCGGGCGGTGGCGACGTTCACGGCCGCGACGCTGCTCGGCTTCGTCCTGGCCTGGCGCGATTCCTGGGAGTACTGGACCCGCACGCTGCACCACACCGACCGCATCGGTGAGGCGGCGCTGAACACCGATCAGAACATCGCGGGTGCACTGGCTCGGCTGGGACTCGGGGAGCACGAACGCTTCCCGCTGTGGGCGCTGGCCTGCCTGTTGGTGCTGGCGGCCACCGTTTGGGCGATGCGGCGGGTGCTGCGGGCGGGCGAACCGACGTTGGCCGTGATCTGCGTCGCCTTGTTCGGGTTGGTGGTTTCACCGGTTTCGTGGTCTCACCACTGGGTCTGGATGCTGCCGGCGGTGCTGGTGACGGGTGTGCTGGCCTGGCGGCGGCGAAACGTCGCGCTGGCCGTGGTCACCGCGGCCGGGCTGGCGTTGATGAGGTGGACACCCATCGACCTGCTTCCCAAACACCGCGAAACCACCGCGGCCTGGTGGCGTCAACTGGCCGGGATGTCCTACGTGTGGTGGGCGTTGGCGGTGATCCTGGTCGCCGGACTCACCGTTGCCGCCCGACTGACGACGAAGAGCCCACCGGCGCCCAGGCCGACCCCGGTCCCGGCCGCCAGCTGCTAA
- a CDS encoding polyadenylate-specific 3'-exoribonuclease AS, translating into MRYFYDTEFIEDGRVIDLISIGVVAEDGREYYAVSTEFDPERAGSWVRAHVLPKLPPPASPVWRSRSQIRQDLEEFFGVHDADPIELWAWVGAYDHVALCQLWGSMTGLPRALPRFTRELRQLWEDRGCPPLPPRPRDVHDALVDARDQLRRYQIITSAGGGR; encoded by the coding sequence GTGCGGTACTTCTATGACACCGAATTCATCGAGGACGGTCGCGTCATCGACCTGATCTCGATCGGGGTGGTCGCCGAGGATGGCCGCGAATACTACGCGGTGTCCACCGAATTCGATCCCGAGCGCGCCGGCAGCTGGGTGCGCGCCCATGTGCTACCCAAATTGCCGCCACCGGCCTCGCCGGTGTGGCGTTCGCGCAGTCAGATCCGCCAGGACCTCGAGGAGTTCTTCGGCGTGCACGACGCCGATCCCATCGAGTTGTGGGCTTGGGTGGGGGCCTACGACCACGTGGCCCTGTGCCAGTTGTGGGGCTCGATGACCGGCCTGCCGCGCGCGTTGCCCCGCTTCACCCGGGAACTGCGGCAGCTGTGGGAGGACCGCGGGTGCCCGCCGCTGCCGCCGCGGCCCCGCGATGTCCACGACGCGCTGGTCGACGCTCGGGACCAGCTGCGCCGATACCAAATCATCACCTCCGCCGGCGGCGGCCGGTGA
- a CDS encoding class II 3-deoxy-7-phosphoheptulonate synthase, whose protein sequence is MNWTVDIPIDQLPTLPPLPADLRARLDAALAKPAAQQPSWPADQAIPMRTVLESVPPVTVPSEIVRLQELLAQVAQGEAFLLQGGDCAETFVDNTEPHIRGNIRALLQMAVVLTYGASLPVVKVARIAGQYAKPRSAEIDALGLKSYRGDMINGFAPDPAAREHDPSRLVRAYANASAAMNLVRALTSSGLASLHLVHDWNREFVRTSPAGARYEALATEIDRGLRFMSACGVADRNLQTAEIYASHEALVLDYERAMLRLSEDENGQPQLYDLSAHTVWIGERTRQLDGAHIAFAEVIANPIGVKMGPTMTPELAVEYVERLDPNSKPGRLTLVSRLGNTKVRDLLPPIVEKVQATGHQVIWQCDPMHGNTHESSTGYKTRHFDRIVDEVQGFFEVHRALGTHPGGIHVEITGENVTECLGGAQDISDHDLAGRYETACDPRLNTQQSLELAFLVAEMLRD, encoded by the coding sequence ATGAACTGGACCGTCGACATCCCGATCGACCAGCTGCCGACGTTGCCGCCGCTGCCCGCCGACCTGCGGGCCCGGTTGGACGCGGCGCTGGCCAAGCCGGCCGCCCAGCAACCCAGCTGGCCCGCCGACCAGGCGATACCGATGCGCACGGTGCTCGAAAGCGTGCCGCCGGTGACGGTGCCGTCCGAGATCGTCCGGCTGCAGGAGCTGCTTGCCCAGGTTGCCCAGGGTGAGGCGTTCTTGCTGCAGGGGGGCGACTGCGCCGAGACGTTCGTCGACAACACCGAACCCCACATCCGGGGCAATATCCGCGCCCTGTTGCAGATGGCGGTGGTGCTCACCTACGGTGCCAGCCTGCCGGTGGTGAAGGTTGCCCGCATCGCCGGCCAGTACGCCAAACCGCGGTCGGCCGAGATCGACGCGTTGGGCCTGAAGTCCTACCGCGGTGACATGATCAACGGCTTCGCCCCCGACCCCGCGGCGCGCGAGCACGATCCGTCCCGGCTGGTTCGGGCCTACGCCAACGCCAGCGCCGCGATGAACTTGGTGCGCGCGTTGACCTCGTCGGGTCTGGCGTCGCTGCACTTGGTCCACGACTGGAACCGGGAGTTCGTCCGTACCTCGCCGGCCGGTGCCCGCTACGAGGCGCTGGCCACCGAGATCGATCGGGGGTTGCGGTTCATGAGCGCTTGCGGTGTGGCCGACCGCAATCTGCAAACCGCCGAGATCTATGCCAGCCATGAGGCGTTGGTGCTCGACTACGAGCGGGCCATGCTGCGTCTGTCGGAGGATGAAAACGGGCAACCGCAACTGTATGACCTGTCGGCGCACACCGTGTGGATCGGTGAGCGGACCCGGCAACTCGATGGTGCGCACATCGCGTTCGCCGAGGTGATCGCCAACCCGATCGGCGTCAAAATGGGCCCGACGATGACCCCGGAGCTGGCCGTCGAGTACGTCGAACGACTCGACCCGAACAGCAAGCCGGGCCGGCTGACGCTGGTCAGCAGGCTGGGCAACACCAAAGTCCGTGATCTGCTGCCGCCCATCGTGGAAAAGGTGCAGGCCACCGGTCACCAGGTGATCTGGCAGTGCGATCCGATGCACGGCAACACCCACGAATCATCCACCGGGTACAAGACCCGGCACTTCGATCGCATTGTCGACGAGGTGCAGGGCTTCTTCGAGGTGCATCGAGCCCTGGGAACCCACCCGGGCGGCATCCATGTCGAGATCACCGGGGAGAACGTCACCGAATGCCTCGGTGGCGCGCAAGACATTTCCGACCACGACTTGGCCGGCCGCTACGAGACGGCGTGCGACCCGCGACTGAACACCCAACAGTCGCTGGAGTTGGCGTTCCTGGTCGCCGAGATGTTGCGCGACTGA
- a CDS encoding protein kinase domain-containing protein has translation MLDGRYLVQARIASGGTSTVYRGHDVRLDRPVALKVMDPRYAGDQQFLTRFHLEARTVARLKDPGLVAVYDQGQDGRHTFLVMELIDGGTLRELLAERGPMPPHAVVAVLRPVLGGLAAAHRAGLIHRDIKPENVLISDDGDVKLADFGLVRALAAAGITSTSVILGTAAYLSPEQVRDGNADPRSDVYSTGILTYELLTGRTPFAGDSALSIAYQRLDHDVPCASTVIDGVPTQFDEFVACATARDPTDRYADASEMATDLNAIAAELGLPDFRVPAPRDSAQHRSAAVHHGQVGQHRGARAPATAPGRQPTRQFTRPPDDWPGPVPSAHPAVEPGSPDRHGHDRAPAAERFAGIALDEFVWARQHARRMVLVWIAVVLALTGLVATAAWSIGGNLGGLLQL, from the coding sequence ATGCTGGATGGGCGTTACCTGGTCCAGGCCAGGATCGCCAGTGGCGGCACCTCCACGGTCTATCGGGGCCACGACGTCCGGCTGGACCGCCCCGTCGCGCTGAAGGTGATGGACCCGCGCTACGCCGGCGACCAGCAATTTCTCACCCGCTTCCACCTCGAGGCCCGCACGGTCGCCCGCCTGAAGGATCCCGGGTTGGTCGCGGTCTACGACCAGGGCCAGGATGGCCGACACACGTTTCTGGTGATGGAGCTCATCGACGGTGGCACGCTGCGAGAGCTGTTGGCCGAACGCGGTCCGATGCCCCCGCACGCCGTGGTGGCGGTGCTGCGCCCGGTGCTGGGCGGGCTGGCCGCCGCCCATCGGGCCGGCCTGATCCATCGCGACATCAAACCCGAGAATGTGCTGATCTCCGACGACGGCGACGTCAAACTCGCCGACTTCGGGCTGGTCCGCGCCCTCGCCGCCGCCGGAATCACCTCCACCAGTGTCATTTTGGGTACCGCGGCCTACCTGTCCCCCGAGCAGGTGCGCGACGGCAACGCCGATCCCCGCAGCGATGTCTACTCGACCGGGATTCTCACCTACGAATTGCTGACCGGGCGCACACCGTTCGCCGGCGACTCAGCGCTATCGATCGCCTACCAACGGCTGGATCACGATGTGCCGTGCGCCAGCACTGTCATCGATGGCGTACCAACCCAATTCGATGAATTTGTGGCGTGCGCAACCGCCCGCGACCCCACCGATAGATACGCCGACGCCAGCGAGATGGCCACGGATCTGAACGCCATCGCCGCGGAACTGGGGCTGCCCGACTTCCGGGTGCCCGCGCCGCGCGACTCCGCCCAGCATCGATCGGCGGCGGTGCACCACGGCCAGGTCGGCCAGCACCGGGGTGCCCGGGCGCCAGCCACCGCGCCGGGGCGCCAGCCGACCCGCCAGTTCACCCGCCCACCGGACGACTGGCCCGGGCCGGTCCCATCGGCGCACCCCGCGGTCGAGCCCGGCTCCCCCGACCGACACGGACACGACCGCGCACCGGCGGCAGAACGATTCGCCGGCATCGCCCTAGACGAATTCGTCTGGGCGCGACAGCACGCCCGACGCATGGTGCTGGTCTGGATCGCGGTCGTGCTGGCGCTCACCGGGCTGGTCGCGACCGCGGCATGGTCGATCGGCGGCAACCTCGGCGGCCTGCTCCAACTCTAA
- a CDS encoding Rv2175c family DNA-binding protein, translating to MGSIPAGDDVLDPDEPTYDLARVAELLGVPLSKVHQQLREGQLVGVRRAGGVVVPQVFFTPSGEVVKSLPGLLTILHDGGYHETEIVRWLFTRDPSLTITRDGSRDAISNARPVDALHAHQAREVVRRAQAMAY from the coding sequence GTGGGCAGCATTCCGGCCGGCGACGATGTTCTCGACCCCGACGAACCAACCTACGATTTGGCCCGGGTGGCCGAGCTGCTCGGGGTACCGCTCAGCAAGGTGCACCAGCAGCTGCGGGAAGGTCAGCTGGTCGGGGTGCGGCGCGCAGGCGGTGTGGTCGTGCCGCAGGTGTTCTTCACCCCCTCCGGTGAGGTGGTCAAGAGCCTGCCCGGGCTGCTGACGATCCTGCACGACGGCGGTTATCACGAGACCGAGATCGTGCGCTGGCTGTTTACCCGTGATCCGTCGCTGACCATCACCCGCGACGGATCGCGCGACGCCATCAGCAACGCCCGCCCGGTGGATGCGCTGCACGCCCACCAGGCCCGCGAGGTCGTGCGCCGGGCGCAGGCTATGGCATACTAG